DNA from Plutella xylostella chromosome 19, ilPluXylo3.1, whole genome shotgun sequence:
GAATCTCCTTATTTGTTTGATCTGATCTGATCTCCTTATCAACAATACACCTTGTATAAACAGAAGGTAGGTAATTAACGTAACACAACAAAATAAGAAGCAGATACCAATGCACCGAAGTatcaacattatttttaatttattgtatttgatAAACAAGACGGATTTAGTTTCACATTCCTTACCGCTGTGTCAGCGCGTCTTTGCCTTGTTTGTAGctatgtacctatagatagTGCCTACCCATGGTATAATAATGTGCCTACCTACCCATTGAACTAATACGCTAGTAGGGAATAATAGttcaatgtacctacataccataaataaatattttattttatttctatcgTGTGAGAGTACTTATCCAGGGTTATTTCGCAAAACCAGCCTGCTGGAACGAAGATCTTTGATGGTGGCCGGTACCGTAATGGTTGAATGAGAATAAAAGCTGAGGTTTCAGATTTGTGGCATTGCTTAGGGCCCCTCCCTACACATACAGCTGATAATAAATGAACAGCTGTAGATCATTAGCACCTGGATCCTTTGGACAAAAACTACAACATGTATCTTTCtccgcatacaaagtggcgcctctagcggacaCTGCCtgcaacttttgacagataattcAAGATGGCTTCCTTCCAGCTAGTTCAAGAGCGAGTCACACCGCCTCCCGAGGTTCTTCCACCTCACGTGCTGGTGATGCTGCAGGCCTCCAAGAGACACAGGGCGGTGGACGCACTGGCGAGCCGCAGGAGTGACGTCATACATGTGagactatatcccattccgcggggaaagacatccgatacaaacaaaaactacccttattcgaacgTAATAAGGGTATTGTCAGATGTCATTCCCCGTGGAATTGGATATAAGGTCCTGTCTCaaaatgtctggataatggctacccgTTGGATAAAAAACGTgatgtcactgtctaaaacttAATTACAGAGAGTGGCAGTCAATCCATgatatcccacaggtagccattatccagacattgtgaaacaggccctaacaGCCTAACAGTTATATTATGAAGTGTGGGTAGATGTTGTCTTTGTCTATATTAAATCATCACTGTCTATAATGTATTCTACCTTGTCGGTCGGTACCTCTACCTACCAAATACCTACGAATGTACATATCATAAATAGCAATGAATTTTTCCGAGGTACTTATATGATaccatacctacttaattaattatcctcattatttaagtacatctaagtacctattatgcTTGCAGATGGGAATTTTTCGTGGCACCACTCCGTATGAGGCAAAACACATTGCCTTCACCGTAAAacaattcgactctatgaacTTAGTTGTTAAATCGTAAGTTTTGTAGTTAGGTTCCCTCCGCCACCACTGAAGTCTTACGGCAAAAACGGgaactaaaaacaatacaatctGTTATTTTAGTTCTATAGGCCCAGTGCTGCGTGCGGCTATCGGATTTCAGAAGTGGCGCCGACTCTACTTAAAAAATCAATGACAATTACAATCTTCAATAGTCTACTTCATAATATTCCGCATAACTAAGCGGTTTTAGCTCCCtgtttctttaaaataaatacactgGTTCGAATTTTCCAGGGATATGCACATAGCATTTATGCTGTCAGCAGTTAAAGACGTGCCAGTTCTTCAGCTCATGGACCTATTTCCAGAGTACGTCAGTCGCGACACGGAATCAGGGGAAGATGAGTGCGCCGCCATGTTTCCCGTGGGATATGCTGAGGGTTACCCGTGGGATGAGGATTTTACAGACAGGGAAACACAAAAAGTACCACTTTGAGTGCATAGATGGCACTGCCACAGaaagtttagttttaaatcaatagatggcgctttAGTCAAGGACTGGTATTgccatttttaaaaataaaaccacaataaaataattgagaGTTCATATTCTGAGTTTTGTAATTTCTTTGTGTTCGTATTTCGGGACTGATTTTTTAATGCTAGAATGATCCCACAGCTATGCACCTAACTCGACTTGAATCTGTAAATCGAGTAAGAAACTAATGAAAGCAAAGGCATTATTTAACAAATTCAGTATTTTGactttattaagtaggtagttaaagGTAAGGTAGCTAGTTAGTTATTACACTATTTAGCTTAATAGTTATGCTATTTCAGGAATGAATCTAAAgttcaataaataatgaaatgaagtaagtacctaggtacatagttgATTAAGTCCCCTAACCttgttataatttaataaaaccaaATCATTTGTGCTTCCAAGTCTTCCAGCGAATATTTAACAGGCATCAGCAATTTAAGTCTGCCCAGTCTGCTCAACCAGCTGTGCACAATTTGTTCTATCATGGGCTGATGAGAGTCTCTGACATCGATTTTACCCGGTTCCAATCCGGAGTCTCTTAAATGGGGATTATCCTGACAAGAAAAAAAGCTAGTTTTTAGTACCTAGGTGGCAATAACTAAGTATGAAGGTATGAGATGCCTTAGGCCCTTACTTAATTATTGTCCTCGGCGACTTTATGTGTTGAACAGTTGCAATTTTAGCAATGCGGTCGCTAGCTGTGTCCCTTTGCCCACAAATAAACAACCACAATTCAGTTGTGTTGTGATGCAAAAATTGCAAAAGCCTTTGTCGCTatataactaggtacctaaatcACATTACAGCTATGCATTCGATTGGCTTGGTTGATTTGATAGTTTAGTAACGATACTATCGAGCATCTACGAACTGTGCGACAGCGGCAGCATTGCTGCAAAATGAACAAGGGGTACCTACGCGACAAGGTCTCATTAAATAGTTCCTAGCgctatcaaattttaaataggtaggtaactagttacctaGTTACCTAATAGGTGCGCGGCGCTATGTAGgttaagaaaataatatccagtgataaaatataagtagttacCTATTAGAATATCATTGATAATAAACCACAGTGAGCTTACCTTTGTATGGGCGTAAAGGACCAACAAAGCTAAAGAATACATCGGTAAAATTGGTATTATAAGCATCGTGAATCTCCGtacacattttaaaattgaaacaCTTCTATTTAATTTACGCATTTTAGTTACAAAACATTTACCAAACtgaaatttgtaaaatatataaaacctacagctatttttacttaattaaaatttataatattctagtctatgatTAAAATGCATTCTTTCAAAATAATCTAAcagcaaaataataaaaagaaccaaaaaaaaaacaagttattatTCCTAGAAATAATCATAGACATTGATTTAACTATAGTAAATTCATTTCCAAATTAAAAACTCTACTAAGACTAACAAAGAAATGCTATTACTCAGTAAATGAATACCTACTTGAAAACTGAAATAACtaactataaatacctatatctttattaattatgaacaaaatatttcaataattctgttattagtacctacaataataataataattaagttccTACTTTTATGTTaaagattataatattataaatgttaaaatttaatgtagattttatctctattatctttattatgttattatgtaaGCAAATACCTTAAAATTTGTTACTTTGTATTACTTAGAATATTATTACCTAGATATAAGAATTAAACTTGCTATGCCCTACAGGGTACTATGTTAAGGACCAtgtgtacataattttaagaccaatgtaaaacttacatagttgcaataaatatattactatattactattactatttaaAATAGCAACACTGGCTGTAGCGGCCATCTTGAaatttttagtaaataaaatataaaattgtttctGCAATGGAGTCGAAGTTTATCTTATCGTGTTATTTTGATATCTCCGTGAAAATTTTACCAAAAACATGTCAGTTGTCTCACGCTTTTCAATGTCGCCGTGTTCATTCCATAAAATCCTCAGACGTTTGACAAAATCCGCTTGAGGTTTGTGCTCATAATAAATACGGTGTCGATCCTGGAGACATCTTGTGATAGAAAAGCATATTGCGCGCAGTCAAGAAGTCACTCGCTGTGCGAATTTTCGTCTTTCACGTGAATATCAGTGGTGCTAAAAAGTTTGGCAACCATGGATGACGAGTCATGGGGTAAGTGCATATTTGTGCTGTTGCCAAGTATTGATCAGTAATACTGCGACAGAATTAAATAAGTGAGTGTTAACTTTTTGTAGATGCGGACGATTTCGTGCCTAAACTTCCGACCACGTTGACCAACTCGAGCAAATGGGACGGCGAAGATGAGGAAGAAGAAGTGAAGGTAACCCGCCGGGGCGTTTGCCAAATTACTTTAGTTACGGACGTGTCTATCGCGGCCTTCAGAGTTACTTTGGTGCACTTGACATAACCTCAACTCTGCATACGTGTTGACGTCACACATCTGTTTCAGGAAAGTTGGGAGGATgaagaagaaaagaaagatgAGGAGAAAAAAGACCTGCCCCCTGCCGCGCCCAAGCCCAAGAAAAAGATCCAAGACAAAATTGCTGAGAAAGAGGTTTGTATTTTTGAACTCATTAGCATACAGTTGTAACATATTGGTCAGTTTGAGACAGTTGTCTTGGCCTTTCTGATAACCAGTTAATGATAATGACATTgcaaatgaaattaaattagattatCTAGGTCTTGGCCAGTGTGTTGAGTATATACACAATATTATCTGTGTAGGTCAGTGAATGCAATGGAATGTTCTAGATAGCAATCTTCTTAAACCATTAGAGACTAGCTAagaaaagtacttataccttttatacataattaaaattatattttccattcaaatgttataccattctGTTTGCATTAATATTTTGCCCATTGTCTAGGATGGTGGTTCCCATTTCATTAGATCCATagaataaatcaataaaaataacccattattataaacttatttgattatattattggaATCCTAACCTCCTGACACCTGGCtgctatgagtaggacattgaaaaaaaatataaaatatagtttaaaaatacctatattaaaagttttatggagtatccctgttattcctttaaagttttataaagtacctatccctaaaacaatttgttctttgacaaagcgacaaaacagttcagtagtattttttttaattttttaaaaatttattaacaatgtatacatttacatttatacctctcggggtcaggAGGATAAAACCAACACAACCATAATTTCTTGATGTGGTAATAGTCCcatgaaagtattttttttaccataTACAgcctaaaatattatattttttgtaaaatcgtCATTTATTGAAGCCAGTCCAGTATGATTAAACATGTAATATAATGAGTACAAACTACAGTCTGTATTGAAACTAAACTAAAGAATAAACATACTGGTATAATATTTACAGCGGCTACAACGAGAAAAAGCTGAAAGGATGGCGGCAGAGCGAGCCCTGGAGGACATGACCCCCGAGGAGAAGCTGGCCGAGAAACTGCGCAGGCAGAAACTGCAGGAAGAGTCAGACTTGCGGCTCGCCATGGAAACATTTGGTAAGCAAATGAGCTACAATTTCAACCCACCAACCCCCCGTGGACCAGTGTGGTAGGAaaggtccaagcttaggaaggcagtttagaccttggggatatgcacaaaggttccattcgagagagccaggtgcaggtacttacacccccacagagaatagaatagaatagaatatctcAGAAGAGGGTGTCGAACAAttcataacaaaataatacggtgaattcaaaacttgatgaaaaatatgtctgtaataggagtacctacttattactacactcacgaggaatgaataagtccatgtagcaaaaagtcaacaccaaattacccgaattttttaaaacatttaatttaaaagttgtttaaaatttacgtttttagttggttataataatattttgatgcgctgttaaatgttttgtactttaatattgccgacggcgtcatCCTTTAAGCTACTCTTTTCCGTTCGGgagctatcgtcactggaactttttcattgctcgtgagtgtagtaggtattactcttaattcatataaataataatatgtatattttagtattcttacttgcaagtatgatatgctataaatatcaatttatcaatcaaattagagcttgttcatctttatttattaacattttataggtatgacaggcagaacaagtaaattgtagtcatgtacatttaccgaaatagttaagtaaatcaaaatcagcatgtaggtataaattatatgcgacaagtacgccaatcaagtaATGTGCGTAAttgcaatgtatattttcaagaacgattcagtaaatcccaacttgaaagtatacgcgattagtacgcacaaatcgtgtatattttcaagtaaaattttattttttttcacttgaaactatacagtgctagtacactatgggtgcgttctggccttgtatagtttcaaaacacgccacCAGGTTCCAATAACAATTTCCCCACAGTCATCCATCCTAAGCACAGGGTGGTATGGCTCACTCTTTTGAAGGCTCTTCGTATATACCATTCATTATCAGACTTAATTACTGTAACAGATCCCTCTCAGCCATAAGGACGCCTATTGTGCATTTtttctagtctataagtatgtttttgtatgtgtaatttgtgtggtgttcaataaagttacaTTCTACTTGCTTTTCACGCGAGCTTCGtcttaaaaggttttcccgtgggaattccgcgataaaaagtatccaGGTGTcggctaactccataccaaattttatttcaatcgGTTGAGCcattttgacgtgaagaagtaacaaacatacacacaaatacacacacactcacaaactttcgcctttataatattaggaggATATTAGAGCAGATTTGGGACAGTTTCGGACCAGTTGAATAAGAAGGCAACCCAACGATGGGAGAGAGTGCCTAAAACGCCACAAACACACACCAAACAACTGCTTAGTCACTCAAGAGTGTCAAGACCCCTCGCAAGTTACAGTAACTACAATTTAAAATTCCTCTTTCTCCCGCTTCCAGGCATCACAGACAACGCGACAGGTAAACTGGACAGCTTCAACCCGACCACCAAGGAGGAGTTTACGGAGTTTGCGGAAGCTCTCAACAAGAAGCTGTCTTTCTTCAAGTCACGCGAGGAGTTCCCCGGCTTCGTGGACGACCTGGTGCGGAATATCCTTGTGCAGAGTGAGTGTCTCCTTTATTAGGCTGCTTTCATATGTTTTCtctgaatttaaataagtaataaagtaattaGGCTGCCTGTCCAATGAAATTGCGTAAAAACTGAGCTCGTGCAATTTTATTGGATGATTATTGCCTCACATACTGCTTTGCTGCGGATATTCGTTATTGAATcattgttttaataattatgtactatcCAGACACTGTGCgtatcacgaatattgtcgaCTTTAGTCAATATAATTTGATAGGCGGGTCACTGGAATTTGTATGTGTGATTCGCACACTATCTAACGGGCCGTTACGATTCAGTTCGTTATATAAATGCATACGCTAacatgtatttttgtatttctaGTGCACTCTGCAGACATAAAGAAAGTCAAACTGACAGTGGACAACCTCTACATCGAGAAACAGAAAGCTGAAAAGAACGACAAATCCAAGAAACCCAACAAAGGAAAGGGCAAGGCAAAATTAAAAGTGGAGGGGGACAATGTAAGTTGAACACTTTGTATTCTTGATAGTTCATAGAAATGTCGGTATATTACTGATGTAATAGatgaagatattattatactcaAGAATGAAAGAATGCACGGaagattaacaaaaaaaatacgaataaaGTGGATGCTTTCGTAAACGCCACGTTGGATTTATTCATGCAGATGGATTGACTGAAAGCAGCGATATGTTCGttattcattaattataaaattttaggtAGATATATCCATTAAAAAATACGCTTACTAATTTTCGCGTCAATATATCAGTCACGCAAAGCCGGCAAAGCTACTGTTATAAGCTGCTTATGGCAACTCTAGACctaaaatttgaaattttttGACTAAAAACTTGCGACTGTTACAAGCTATTACCTGGAAAAGTCTCATTCCTGAATCctgctatatttttatttgccagtacttgaaaattatatatctcaaaatatttgtttacaggCCATCAACCAATACGACGCGTACGGCGACGCGTACGCCCACGACGACTACGACGACTTTATGTAATCACTCCGCCATGTTTgtacattatgtacctatgtacaattgtacataagCACCCGGCCGATACCTGACGTGGCCGCTCTCACATACCCTGCTCTATGTAAGAATGCACATTACAACAACAGAAAAATTAAGTTTTCAAAAACCAACCAGccagcgcctctagcggaaatgATCGGAATCGGTGATAACGTTAACATTTAACCAACTTCGGAAAAATTAAGAGGTCTCAATACGTCTGTACGTATTTTTGGCTGTCGTATTATGTACTGATTGGTTGGTTTCTAATGCATTTTTACGTGAAACAGGCAACGCAACTAAAATTAGACCGTTGCAACTTTGTTAAGATAACCCTCCCTtgcttattaaaataaaacctttGTCGTCAAAACAGTTAAAACCTTATTCTAGAATGTTTTGactagtttttttaagtaatgCGGGGTTTTCAATCACTAATGCTCAATATGACTCTATTTAACACATTGTACTTAGTTAAGTAGGGTTGTTTTAGACCATTTGGTAAAATGACAAGACCGAAAACCGCTACATTCTTATGTAATAGGCGCTAAAGTGTAAAAGCTGTATCAAATTGAGAGCTGATACATTGGTTTACTAAAAAAATAGTGATTAATCCTCAAAGCTTTAGTCGCTAGTTATTAGATGTACCATAAAGTTTCTTGATTTAACTCAAACGCTAGGTATAAATacgttttattttagttaactGCATTAGATAGACATCACTGTTTCGACATAGTTATAGAGTCCATATTATGCGTGGTGCGAAGCGCCAGGGTGAATCTTAAATGCTACATAAATCTTTCAAAAGTTGTGTATGTTCaattgtaggtattatttgtCCCGATATAAAATTGCTTGTTAATCGTTACGTCCTCTTTGGCTTTTGCgccataatattattgtttctaCAATTTGTAGtgagataaatatattttcgtaTACTTCTCATGTGGTTGAGTCCATTTATTATTGAATGTCATCGCACAATGAACGGTCATTGCTTATTTTGGTAAGATTTGAAGGTGATGTGTGGGCCGTATGTTTTACAATCTAACCCATGTTATTTTAACTCTtaaattattagtttatttggTAACGTGCCATCTGATTATTCTTGTTATGTCTGTAAtcctataaatatatttaggtacttatcttcTTCAAATCTATATCTGCTAGATGTTATTGTATTTCCCACGTATTTCATTCGAccaaaatgtttaaaattgatTGATCAGATGGCGCGAAACTGTTTGACTTTAGGTTTTAAGTTTCAATGCACTAGGGGCCAATTTCTATGAAACTAATAGCCAAAATACGGATTTGAAAAAGTGCTATCTATAGTCTAGACTAGAGCGTGCCTAATACCTAAAAGGTTTATGTGTTgaccataatattatgtccGTGTATAAACTTGGCCCCTTGATCTAGTAGTTGTTTTATGCCATGAAACATCAGGTATCAAGTTATGGCAATCGCCATATATAATGTATAgcctatatacttattatacaaTGTATTATACAGTCGTTCCCTTCAACTGTTATGGTCAGGCGTTATGATTATAGAGAATAAATTTTTTATTGTGATATTTATGAGTTTTTCATTTGAGTTACCTTAATTTATCTCATAAACGCTTTCATTGATAATTcgtaataatgtacctactgtgtTCGTGttcaatgtaggtacatgtttGTAGGTTTTGTAATGAATCGCTACCCAGCTTATAGGCATTAAAATtgtgcatattattatacctacaactATTTCAAGAACAAAACGAGTGATCATGAAGATTTGTCTACAAGGCGGCCCCTCGTCATCGTGCCAGCCTGGATAAATCAAGGACCTTGAGTCAaggtatttattgtatttatctattaaattgtagaatagaatagaatactaggctttattgactaaaaataacacaaataacaatttatacagtGGAGTTAaagcaataggcggccttatcgctaaaagcgatctcttccaggcaacctttgggtggaggaatGAGTATGAACCTTTGGGTGGAGAATAAGGTGGGAAGGTGTACAAATATAGTAAACATTcacaatttttataataaatacttaaatacatacatacaagatATACAAAAAGGCAGAGGAAATAGTTATCTagatttatattgtattacttatttaaaaggtTTTTGCAACAGTCAACGTGTTTGACGGAAGTCGGCTTACAAATTAACTTATTCACGATAAAAACCGCAAATTAACTGAAAATGTTACATTTCATTAGCAGCAGTTGCTGTACCTAGGCACGtgactttaattattttttaagcaAAATCTTAATTAGTGTTGTGGTAAAGGTTTCCTTTAAAGGGTAGTTTATCGTAATATACCAAATAATACCTTCTTACCCATATTTTTGCACCATgggtaaaaaaatagtttttcacGAGAAAAAGAGAAAACTCTTTCCTTGGTGTTTTATAATCTATACGTatctacatttaaataaataaacctgtAAAATATCAATACAAACCCCGGAAAACGACTTCACTGAAGAACAATAGCCATAACATAATGATGACATACAAAATCGGACCAATGACATAACACTACATTCACCGTAGGGTACAAAAGCAAGATTAAGATTCAAGTTGCCACAATACATTTTGTTGTCCATTTGATCTAGATTTCTGTATACCTAAGACCTAAGAATCTCATCAGACTTGCATCAGGTTAAGCGTTAGTGTCTTCTAGTTTTCGTGCAATCGG
Protein-coding regions in this window:
- the LOC105390969 gene encoding eukaryotic translation initiation factor 3 subunit J, which codes for MDDESWDADDFVPKLPTTLTNSSKWDGEDEEEEVKESWEDEEEKKDEEKKDLPPAAPKPKKKIQDKIAEKERLQREKAERMAAERALEDMTPEEKLAEKLRRQKLQEESDLRLAMETFGITDNATGKLDSFNPTTKEEFTEFAEALNKKLSFFKSREEFPGFVDDLVRNILVQMHSADIKKVKLTVDNLYIEKQKAEKNDKSKKPNKGKGKAKLKVEGDNAINQYDAYGDAYAHDDYDDFM